The genomic stretch tttaaaattaatttaattaagttCAATAAATGATTATTGTCTATTTTAGTAACTGAAACGGATTAAAATTGAATGGGTGCTCCATCTTAGGTAAAATTACAGAAATggtcacaataataataaataagaatcaATAACACTAGTTTAACTGTCAAAGTGACATCCATAAAACACACATTAATTTCTCAGATGGATGCATCTGCTATACTGCACACACAGTTACCTCCTTTCCAAATAGGTGATCTTATGCTTCCATGTCGAGCCTTCCCAAGTCCTTTCTGTGGCCAAGGTTTTCTTCCACCCCCTCTTTTCTCTGCACGGGACAATGACTTTGTGTAGTCCTGCAATTATGtgttaaacagaaaaaaagcttcaGAGTAACTGTGCCTACtacttaaagaaaacttttgcaGTATTCAACTTACTTAATAAGATTAATTACAAAATTTACATGAAATTCATTTTATCATCAGATTTTCTATGTTCTACACAAGAACATTTGggcattcatgcacacacactcctcctcccccaactcACACAACCATAGACATTGGGAGGCAAGGTATAAATGAGCACAATACTCACAATTGTCCTATACTTCATCTGCCAATGGACATTTTGCGTTATTATGTCAATCCTGCAAAGACAAAATAGTATGAAGATTATGCCTTGGAATGTGTGGCCTAGCAAGGTGAAACTAGAAGGTGCtagctatttttttcattaaaaaattccTTTACTACTgtagcagtggttctcaaagtgtggtccgcgggcataggtcaggtggtccgcggctgcagtcgtcatatgtcagcaaagtgatgtttaaagtgatgcattaacattttaattacaaagaacgaggtatgtagttttatgtcaacttattactatactactgtcacaaaaggacattttgttttgaattgtaatgaaacaaatgcggcaattgaaatttgaaattcatagtacagagtgatttttaggccttggtggtctgccatattttttacttaaataaaGTGGTCCGcagtctgaaatactttgagaaccactgcagtAGAGCAACAGgtatcgcctgtcaccaatatagtgagggctggctgtccattgttcagctcttgtctcaggcacactgttcttcctcatcatgtggcatctgtttacaagccTGCCTGCactgccatgatatagccttagttgctgactcagtgtaaaacaccaattcctcccaCCCCCTTATTACTGTATTAATGACTGTGTGTGCTCAAATTCATTCAAATGTTACCTTGGGTACATTCCAAAAACATGCGGGTGAAGATCTATCATGCCAAGTTTCTGGTCCTCAAGAGTGCTCAGTGATTCCAGCCATGCCTGTTTGGTTTCAACATAAGGTACTGGGTACTCTAGTTTTCTGGATGTGATGATTGGCAAAGATCGCTCACTGGGTATATCTCTTTTATCTGCAAAGTGGCATGGATTCAATATTGTTTTcagttcatttgaaaaataaattatttctgcttttaataTCAACTTTTGAAGGAgaagttaattttttgtttaaaaataacatggACACATGAAAATGTATGATCCTTTTTTGtatgagaagaagaagatagTTACAGAATAAGTATATTCTTACACTATATGACATTTGTAATTTTACCCAAGGCTGATAACTGGGTTTTAAGCAAATTTTATTCAAATTGCCcaattcaaattcaaatttgTTGTAATCATGATTGTTATCCCTATGGTGAAGTGGCCTTTTAGGGAAAAACAGGCTTCAACATGTCTAAAGTTGTTGATCTTTTCTAATTGTTGTCTGTTTTATGGACACCCACTACCACCCAGATGATCTCCTGTTGAAAAGCTTGCACTTTTACAACACCTCAGTAACGAATCAGTGCCTCCTATATATAACTTAAGAATAGTATGTATTATGTACCTGTAAAATCACTTACTCATTAAAACGGACGCATGGCCTAATCAATTAAGTTTATTTGTAATTGAAATCAGGGCCTTTTCTAGGTTCAGGATTTTCATAAACTGCCACATTTCAGGTGTCAGATTCTGTCAAACATATTCTTACGTTTAATGAAACTTTGAAATAGATCAACCTGATGctacagatgatttttttttattggtatcTGACAGTGAAAGATCAGATAAAATGTACTCAAAAAGGTCTCAAATCAGTCCACTCGTCTGCCTGCAAAAACAGTGTTTTTGAGGCAAACAAAGATTATTTTGAGAATACTGTGCTGATGATTCTGCACATTTGGCACAGATcaaagtttcaatttttttggggggtaagGAGGGTAGGATGGTAATCACCAGTGTCCCCTTATATCACTTTCTCAGACTCATTGCTTAGGACCAATTGGATTACGACCTCTCTTCTACTCCTCTTATGTCCCTAAGAAGCAATATTTTCTGGCTATAttcctctttttcttgattttattgtttgtaagtCTGTGCTTTAATACAGAGATGTGCCTTTCTCTTTAATGTGTATCTTAAAGAATTTAATTAAGCATCTGACATCCGAAATAGAATAAGAATAATGCATGTCACTCATGCCATACCTTCtgcatgatgatgacgatgggaATCCAGATCAGTTACCTGACTATATGGCCTCCCACAGAATAAGCAACTCTGAgttaggaaaaaaatgataatcacataaacacagaaTCCTTACATGTACACTTGAAACAATTAtcaagtaaacaattaaaaaaattcaccttAACTACGTGTTGACATAACTTTCCTCGGTGTTTCCCACCATGCAGAATCACGTATAAATCACCAAGAAAAATCTatataatataaagaaaatttgcaaagagggtctgaaaacaaaaaatatgggATTGGGTGCtcgaaaaaataaaatttgagacATTTAGAGCATTGATCATCTAAGATATTTTGTAGACATATCAAAGCTCCTTTTGCCATATGCATAAAACATGGCACATATAACTAAAGCAGTTTATTAATCAAGATCAGATTagtagcaatttttttttgacactggtcgataaaacattttaactgaAGCCTGGGAGTCTAAATACATCTTGCATTTTGTTGATaagaaacactgaaaaattCAAAGACACAattactgatttaaaaaattcagttaaaagACTTTTAATTAAGTGACGTGTTATTACAGTTATGGTAGGCATGTGATTATGCTTTTACTCTGATCACGAACCTATACACGTCGATCCGTGTTTTGATGGATACACAGCAGTAATTGTCCAAATGATTAACCTTAATCAAATGACAGGATTCCTGCAaaagcaactaaaaaaaaatttctttttatgaagCCTTTCGAATCAACAGGCTCTTCAGTAACGCGACAGCAGCGGCTGAATCGTGTCTATTTTACACACGAGGAAAAGTCTTTCATTTCCTTGCCCCTGGCCCTGTGGCATTTCCCCATACAAACGCGAAGCGTCGATCTCTACGCATGCCACAAAATGCAGATGTAGAGACACAAGTCATACCTTATTGATGAATGTTGCTGCACTGCGTGTGATTAAACTTAAAGAAGAAAGCCTTGAAAGACCCGTACAAAGCATTGTACAAGCTACTAAGGACTCGAGAGCAGCGGTGTCCGGTCTCTGCACTCAGCATGCGCAGAGGATTAGAACCAGAGAGTGACTTCCCTTAAGTGTTGTCTGCTGCTGTACGCCTCACACGCGAACTGTGAAATTCGTGCACGCAACATCATTTTAGTTAGTAATGGCATCACCTTCAGTTTATCAACTTTCAACTCACATTATCAGACAGACTGGTCACAAATGCACAGCTTCAGTAATTCTGCTTCATGGTTcaggtaatatatatatatgtgagtgtgaAAAGAATCAAATGCCATGCACCGTCGAAAggtaaatacaaataatttgatTTGTGACATTTCACATCTAATCCCtcattttccttattttatggGCAACACAGCGCTTACAAATCGACAAAATTAATGATTctgtaaatatgttttagtggacacttttgtttcttgtggttCGAAGAACTCAATTGTTTCGAGTGAAATTCAAAACTTGATTATCGAACAGAGATGTACACAATTAAAATGTAGCTATAGTGATGcagataaacaaaaagtaaatttcttcTGAAAAGAGTGATCGAGAGGAACtagtataatttaaaaatttcgttctggtttaaaacaaaaattgtcgcGCCCCTAACAATGTTGCGCTTGTATTATTTGCACCGTGCATACTGTTTGCAGGTGGAACAGGTGATGACCTGCGTGACACTTTTAGGTACCTTCTACGAGAAGACCTCTGTTTTCCTCACATTCGTATTTTGTACCCAACTGCACCAGTCAGGTGAGAcagcagggtgtgtgtgtgaaagtacAAGTTAATGAACTGATCAAACTGCATGCTCAAATATGACATTACACGCAAAGGCTACTCGCATTCCTTAAATACTTGTTGAACTAAATGTGTTCATGTCAGCAGTTTAACATTCATAACAGACATGAGGATCGTTAAAATGTTAAGTAAAATATAGTCCTATTTTATTCTCATTCTTTAATTAGTATTTTAGAAAGAAGGCATacttaaaaggaaaaagattaatagttttgtttatgCTACAGGCCTTACAGTCTTGCTGATGGCATGCCAAGCAGTGTCTGGTTTGACAGAGTGAATCTTGGTTTGAACAGTGTAGAGCAAAAGATTTCAACTGATGCAATGGCCAAACAGCTTGGGCAGCTAGTGGATGCCGAAGTAAAATCGGGCATTCCACTACATAGAATTGTTATTGGTAAGATcttgaaatgaaatttaaaaaaaaaacaaaaaacaatttgaaatttaaattccatttaaaaaagCATCCACAGCAGATTAGGGTTAAGATTGATCAAGTAATCAGCCATCCATCCATAAATTATGCtaccaaaagttttttttttatcaaaacactGACATAAAGCATGTTGTGAAGCAGTTTATTGATTTGAatgttctgttttattctttgctgTTATATTTTCTTCCAAAGAGtaatgtctgtttaaaatatgtaatgaaaATTTATGATGCAGGTGGGTTTTCAATGGGAGGAGC from Pomacea canaliculata isolate SZHN2017 linkage group LG8, ASM307304v1, whole genome shotgun sequence encodes the following:
- the LOC112570947 gene encoding lysophospholipase-like protein 1 isoform X1, with translation MASPSVYQLSTHIIRQTGHKCTASVILLHGSGGTGDDLRDTFRYLLREDLCFPHIRILYPTAPVRPYSLADGMPSSVWFDRVNLGLNSVEQKISTDAMAKQLGQLVDAEVKSGIPLHRIVIGGFSMGGAMALHLGYRFHKKIAGVIAIGSFLPNDSAVYQDLEQVKAADTTLPLLTQIHGEADELVNFLWGRNTFDRLCSLGVKGEFTAVPNLGHFLNRTVTISLREKILKLLPEEHSL
- the LOC112570943 gene encoding 39S ribosomal protein L4, mitochondrial-like gives rise to the protein MLCTGLSRLSSLSLITRSAATFINKSCLFCGRPYSQVTDLDSHRHHHAEDKRDIPSERSLPIITSRKLEYPVPYVETKQAWLESLSTLEDQKLGMIDLHPHVFGMYPRIDIITQNVHWQMKYRTIDYTKSLSRAEKRGGGRKPWPQKGLGKARHGSIRSPIWKGGGAAMGPRGPKSFFYLLPLHIRTLGLQSALSVKYAQDDLHIVDSLEIPSKNPEFLQELADVRFWGDSVLFVDDNDTIPRNMAVALSQIPYFNAMPVYGLNVYSMLKHETLVLTLAAVERIEERLLFHMHRSQKEEKYFAGYMSVDAFDAETAMRNSTASNKIF
- the LOC112570947 gene encoding lysophospholipase-like protein 1 isoform X2 — its product is MVQVIYIYVSVKRIKCHAPSKGGTGDDLRDTFRYLLREDLCFPHIRILYPTAPVRPYSLADGMPSSVWFDRVNLGLNSVEQKISTDAMAKQLGQLVDAEVKSGIPLHRIVIGGFSMGGAMALHLGYRFHKKIAGVIAIGSFLPNDSAVYQDLEQVKAADTTLPLLTQIHGEADELVNFLWGRNTFDRLCSLGVKGEFTAVPNLGHFLNRTVTISLREKILKLLPEEHSL